A segment of the Echinicola strongylocentroti genome:
GCAGACCAAACATTTTACTGTATAATTATCTGTAAATAAGTCTGATACATTTTCAATCAGGCAAAAAACCAAAAACTAGCTTCAAAAGATAGTTTTAAGTTGCCTTCACCAGTATTTTCTCACCATCTCCAGCAATTCTCCGTGGGTTTTTTCGTTGCTCCCCACCAATTCTCTACCAAAGATATAATTATCTCCACCTTTAAAATCACTCACCTTTCCACCGGCCTCCTGTAGTATGATCACCCCTCCGGCCACATCGTAGGAGTTGAGGTTATATTCAAAGTATCCATCCATTCGGCCTGCCGCCACATAGCAAAGGTCCACTGCAGCACTGCCCATTCTTCTGATACCGTGCGAATGCTGAATGATATCTTTCAGTAATGCCAAGTATTTATCTACCTCATCAAAGGCACTATAAGGGAAGCCTGTCGCTATCAAGCTGCCTGCCATGTCTTTTGTAGGGCTTACATTTATAGCCGTGTCGTTACAGAAAGCGCCTCCTCCTTTCGTGGCGTAAAAGCACTCATTATTGTTCACCTCATATACTACACCTAAAATGATCTCTTCTTCTTTCATAAGTGCTATACTCACCGAAAACACGGGTACCCCATGAACAAAGTTGGTGGTACCATCCAAGGGATCTACTATCCAGTTGTATAGTTCGCCCTCTTTATTGATAGTGCCTTCCTCTGTGATAAAACCAGCTTCAGGCAGTATGGCCTGTAGCCCGCTCACTACTATTTTTTCGGCTTCCTTGTCCACATAAGACACCAAATCATTGAAGCCCTTATGTTCTACTTTTTTAAGATCAAAACGCTGTCTTTCTTTTCTGATAAAAGCGCCTGCCTCTTTGGCAATGGCAATGGTGTTGTCTAAAAGTTCGTTTAATTCCATGGGTTAATTTTTTCCTGCTACAGTGATGACTATTTCTCCTTTTATGGTATTCTCTTGATAATATGTTATTAACTCTTCCAAACTGCCCCGTATATTCTCCTCGTACATTTTGGTAAGCTCACGTGAGACGCAGGCGAGCCTATCTCCCCCGAAGGTTTCCTTAAACTGAAGAAGGGTCTTCAAAAGACGGTGAGGGGACTCATAAAAGATCATGGTACGGGCTTCTTCCATCAAATTCTCAAGGCGCGTCTTTCGACCTTTTTTATGGGGCAGGAAGCCTTCAAATACAAATCGGTCATTAGGCAAGGCAGAATTGACCAGAGCGGGCACAAAGGCCGTGGCTCCGGGGAGGCAATTTACCTCAAGCCCTGCTTCCCTAGCGGCCCTGACAAGTAAAAAACCAGGATCGGATATGGCAGGTGTCCCAGCATCACTGACAAGCGCAAACTGTTCACCAGCTTCCATTCTTCCTACCAGTCTCTCCACGGTTTTGTGTTCGTTGAAAATATGGTAGCTCTGTAGGGGGCGCTGGATCTCAAGGTGCTTCAACAGCTTCCCAGTGGTACGGGTATCTTCCGCCAAGATCACATCTACCTGTTTTAATACTTCAATAGCCCTTAGGGTAATGTCCTTGAGATTGCCGATCGGTGTAGGTACCAAAAACAAGTGGGGCTTCTTATCCTCTGTCATTAGATCAGTTCATCGATGGCTGAAGCCAGTTTTTTGTCTTTTTCAGTGACTGCATTCCCCTCATCATGTGTGGTAAGCGCTATACTCACTTTATTGTACACATTGCTCCAGTTAGGGTGATGGCCTTGGGATTCTGCTAGGAAGGCCACTCTCGTCATAAAAGCAAAGGCCTCTTGAAAATCCGAAAATTCAAATTCTCTTACTAATTGGTTGTTTTTTTCTTCCCACATAACATCTTTATTCTTATAGCGAAATAATTCCTTCGATCTTGGAAGCACGGTCGTACACCGCCATGATCGCCTCACTGTCCCTCATCATGGCCTTGATAGTGGCGCTCACGTACGTTCCCTTTGCTGACTCCTTAAAGACCACCTCGTGCTTCGGCAACAACTCCTTCACTTGGTCTTCTTTGCCTTTGGGCACTATAAACTTAAACATATATAATGCCGGAAAGGTGGTCTGCTCATCTAGCTTTTCTTTAAAAGCCGCCTTGTTAAACTCTTTCTTCATCATATGGTGAATTTACCTTTTTAACACGATAGATAAAAAATAAAATCCATAAACAAGAAAATCCCACCCTCAATAGAGAATGGGATTTATATTTATTTTGACTTCTTCTTAGAAGAACTTGTATCTATAATCTTTCACCTCGGCCAATTCCTCAGCGGCCATCATGATCATGTAGGCAGTTCGTTGCTGTCCGTTGGCCTGTAGTTGGTTTTGGTACATCGTATAGTCAGCGACTTCTCCTGCTGGAGTTTTGCTGTTCAATTTGGCTACGATGACGCCGATATCTTCTTTGATAGGCGCTGTGATTTGTCCGTTTTCCAAGCCAAACACAGCTCCTATGGCTTTTGGCGCAAAACCTACTCCTGGAATAGTATTCTCACTAAGCTTCAAACTAGGAGCTGTTCCGATAGAAGCTTCATTAGAGAACACCGCTTTCATATCTTCCAAGGTACTTTTTCCTGAAAGCTTCTCTTTTATTATTTGAAATTTCTTTTCTCTTAGAACTTCATCCCTTACTACTCCCCTAACTTGATCCAAGGTCACATCTCCTTCTTCAGTTTTACCTTTCAGAGTGGCTACGACATAGGCGTTTTCAAGCTCAAACACAGAAGACACACCGCCTACAGAGGCATCATTAAAAGCCCATCTAACCACCTCTCGCGCACCAGTAAGGTTATTGACAGTTCTTGCATTGGCAGCAAGGCCATCGGCCTCCATGACACGATAACCATCAGCTTCTGCATTGGATTTGAATTCTTCGGCATTACCTGTGCCTGACGCAAACATGTCTGCGTTCCTGAAGACTTCATTACGTGTGGCATCACTTGGGATAAGCTCACGCTCCAGAATGGCCAACTTGACGGTCTCGGTTTTAGGCAACTCGGTCACATTGATAATATGGTAGCCATATTCGGTCTCTACCAAGTCACCCAAAAGACCGGTTTCATCTCTGTCAAATACTGCTTCGGCAAATGGCTCTACAAAATCCTCTTTTGCAAACCAGCCAAGGTCACCGCCTCTTTGGGCAGTTCCATCCTGACCATACTGCTGCGCTGCTGCGAAGAAGTTTCCACCTTCTTCCAATTCCGCCAAAACTTGCTCGGCCTGTGCTTTAGCTCCGGCTTTAGCAGCATCATCCATCCCTTGGGTACTGAATAGAATATGACTTGCCCTCATACGTGGAGTACCTTCAGATTTGCCAGAAAGCTTATAAGTCACATACGTACTTCTGCTCGTAATGAACGGGCCATAAACCTCGCCTACTTGCGGATCATCTACGTTAGAAGAAAAATCCGCCGGCAAGCTCTCTCCGGGGAGAAAGGTTCTGTAGGGATTACTGATTTCTGAGTTTCTCAACACAAAAACAGAATCGTTGTCAGTGGCTCGAAGCTCTTCTGTCAATTGGCTGATCTCATCGATCACAGCGGCAGAATCTGCTCCACTAGGATGGAGGTCAAAGGATACATAAGATATATCTCTCGTATTCTGTGCTTCGAACTCCTCTCTGTGTTCAGAAAGGTAACTTTCCAGATCAGCATCTGTAATGGTCACTTCCGAATCGGATACAGCATAATAAGGGACAAACAAATGCCCAATATCAGCAATGGTATTTTGCGTCTTGTACTGTTCTTCACCCTGAGCCTTGGTGGCATAAGAGGAAGAAGCCAGCAGATTGTCATATTTGATCCTCAACCGGGAATCAGCAAAAGTCTGTTCTTGTTGGGCCCAAAACGCTCGCTGCTGGGGCGAAGCGGATTCGAGTGATTGCAGGAAAGAAATCAGTTGCTGTCTATCAAACTGCCCTGTTTCGGGATTGGTAAGTTGTTGACGAAGCTCGCCTACGATGTTCTTGCCCTGTACCATATCAACCAACTCCGCATCGGAAATGGTCATTCCCAGTTCTTCGTATTGCTCAGAAAACACACGCTTCACCACCATGGCTTGCCAAGCTTGCTCACGAATGCTGTACATCTCATTTTCTGTTGGGTTTCTCCCTGAGTTCTGCACATAGTTTTGCTTGAAGCGCTCCACTTGGCCAATATACTCTTCATAGGAAATCTCTTCCCCATTGATCTCTCCCACAACGGTATCTCTACCACCCAAGAGCATTGAATTGGGGCCTAATAAATCTCCCCCTACAAGGAAAAGTATCAACCCTACCGCAATCACACCGATCGCCAGACCTGTTCTCTGTCTAATTTCTTTTATTAAAGCCATTCTTCTAGTTTTTGAAGTGTCGCAAAATAATTACATCTGGAGGTAAATTCAAAATATTATCGCCTCCAATAATTACTTCTTAACTTCTCTTAGGTATTTATTTTAAGTTTCACTGTATCAATTCGGTGTTCCTGCTTGGAAACCACCGTAAATGTAAATGGTCCGTACACCGCAGACTCTCCTTTTTTCGGAATATTTTCTGTCACCGAAAGGATAAAACCCGACAATGTATCATAATCCCCTTCTGGCAAATTCCAGTCGTATTTTTCATTGAGGTAATCGATCTCATGACGGGCACTTAACAGAAATTCATCATCGGACAACTCTTGCTCTATCAGGTCGTCGCTGTCATATTCGTCTTCGATTTCACCAAAGATCTCCTCTATAATGTCCTCCATGCTCACAATGCCACTGGTCCCTCCAAACTCATCCACTACTAGCGCCAAGCTCTTCCGTTCCGAAATAAACTGAACCAACAGCTCATGTACCAAAGCCGTTTCTGGCACAATAATGATCTGTGTTAGGATATCATTGATGTTCTTGGGCTTCTTGAAGAGCGCTAAGTGATGGCAGTAACCGATCACATCATCGATATTTTCCTTATAGACGATGATCTTGGAGTGTCCGCTCTCCATAAAGGTGGCCTTGAGCTCCTCAATGCTGTCTTCTACATCCACGGCCACAATATCGGTCCTGGGCACCATACAATCCCTGGCCTTTACTTTTTTAAACTCTACGGCATTATCAAAAATCTTGGTATCAATGTCCG
Coding sequences within it:
- a CDS encoding inositol monophosphatase family protein; translation: MELNELLDNTIAIAKEAGAFIRKERQRFDLKKVEHKGFNDLVSYVDKEAEKIVVSGLQAILPEAGFITEEGTINKEGELYNWIVDPLDGTTNFVHGVPVFSVSIALMKEEEIILGVVYEVNNNECFYATKGGGAFCNDTAINVSPTKDMAGSLIATGFPYSAFDEVDKYLALLKDIIQHSHGIRRMGSAAVDLCYVAAGRMDGYFEYNLNSYDVAGGVIILQEAGGKVSDFKGGDNYIFGRELVGSNEKTHGELLEMVRKYW
- a CDS encoding 4a-hydroxytetrahydrobiopterin dehydratase, whose protein sequence is MWEEKNNQLVREFEFSDFQEAFAFMTRVAFLAESQGHHPNWSNVYNKVSIALTTHDEGNAVTEKDKKLASAIDELI
- a CDS encoding hemolysin family protein, producing the protein MEYQYLVYVLITLMFSALFSGLEIAFVSANKLHIELQNKQGDFTGKLLAGFMKNPGQFIGTTLLGNTVSLVVYGIFMAYLLEPTIGHYLQFLPDGLSGLNNQATVMIIQTVLSTLIVLITAEFIPKSIFMLNPNNLLSFFAVPFVIIYYALYPIVWLVVGMSRFFITRILGLDYSEDRPVFKITDLNSFIQNNLETEGEEGTDIDTKIFDNAVEFKKVKARDCMVPRTDIVAVDVEDSIEELKATFMESGHSKIIVYKENIDDVIGYCHHLALFKKPKNINDILTQIIIVPETALVHELLVQFISERKSLALVVDEFGGTSGIVSMEDIIEEIFGEIEDEYDSDDLIEQELSDDEFLLSARHEIDYLNEKYDWNLPEGDYDTLSGFILSVTENIPKKGESAVYGPFTFTVVSKQEHRIDTVKLKINT
- a CDS encoding DUF493 family protein, whose translation is MMKKEFNKAAFKEKLDEQTTFPALYMFKFIVPKGKEDQVKELLPKHEVVFKESAKGTYVSATIKAMMRDSEAIMAVYDRASKIEGIISL
- the rsmI gene encoding 16S rRNA (cytidine(1402)-2'-O)-methyltransferase, whose translation is MTEDKKPHLFLVPTPIGNLKDITLRAIEVLKQVDVILAEDTRTTGKLLKHLEIQRPLQSYHIFNEHKTVERLVGRMEAGEQFALVSDAGTPAISDPGFLLVRAAREAGLEVNCLPGATAFVPALVNSALPNDRFVFEGFLPHKKGRKTRLENLMEEARTMIFYESPHRLLKTLLQFKETFGGDRLACVSRELTKMYEENIRGSLEELITYYQENTIKGEIVITVAGKN
- a CDS encoding SurA N-terminal domain-containing protein, which encodes MALIKEIRQRTGLAIGVIAVGLILFLVGGDLLGPNSMLLGGRDTVVGEINGEEISYEEYIGQVERFKQNYVQNSGRNPTENEMYSIREQAWQAMVVKRVFSEQYEELGMTISDAELVDMVQGKNIVGELRQQLTNPETGQFDRQQLISFLQSLESASPQQRAFWAQQEQTFADSRLRIKYDNLLASSSYATKAQGEEQYKTQNTIADIGHLFVPYYAVSDSEVTITDADLESYLSEHREEFEAQNTRDISYVSFDLHPSGADSAAVIDEISQLTEELRATDNDSVFVLRNSEISNPYRTFLPGESLPADFSSNVDDPQVGEVYGPFITSRSTYVTYKLSGKSEGTPRMRASHILFSTQGMDDAAKAGAKAQAEQVLAELEEGGNFFAAAQQYGQDGTAQRGGDLGWFAKEDFVEPFAEAVFDRDETGLLGDLVETEYGYHIINVTELPKTETVKLAILERELIPSDATRNEVFRNADMFASGTGNAEEFKSNAEADGYRVMEADGLAANARTVNNLTGAREVVRWAFNDASVGGVSSVFELENAYVVATLKGKTEEGDVTLDQVRGVVRDEVLREKKFQIIKEKLSGKSTLEDMKAVFSNEASIGTAPSLKLSENTIPGVGFAPKAIGAVFGLENGQITAPIKEDIGVIVAKLNSKTPAGEVADYTMYQNQLQANGQQRTAYMIMMAAEELAEVKDYRYKFF